A region from the Macaca mulatta isolate MMU2019108-1 chromosome 13, T2T-MMU8v2.0, whole genome shotgun sequence genome encodes:
- the SUPT7L gene encoding STAGA complex 65 subunit gamma isoform X1, with protein MNLQRYWGEIPISSSQTNRSSFDLLPREFRLVEVHDPPLHQPSANKPKPPTMLDIPSEPCSLTIHTIQLIQHNRRLRNLIATAQAQNQQQTEGVKTEESEPLPSCPGSPPLPDDLLPLDCKNPNAPFQIRHSDPESDFYRGKGEPVTELSWHSCRQLLYQAVATILAHAGFDCANESVLETLTDVAHEYCLKFTKLLRFAVDREARLGQTPFPDVMEQVFHEVGIGSVLSLQKFWQHRIKDYHSYMLQISKQLSEEYERIVNPEKATEDMKPVKIKEEPVSDITFPVSEELEADLASGDQSLPMGVLGAQSERFPSNLEVEASPQASSAEVNASPLWNLAHVKMEPQESEEGNVSGHGVLGSDVFEEPMSGMSEAGIPQSPDDSDSSYGSHSTDSLMGSSPVFNQRCKKRMRKI; from the exons ATGAATCTGCAAAG ATACTGGGGAGAGATACCAATATCATCAAGCCAGACCAACAGAAGTTCCTTTGATTTGCTCCCACGGGAGTTCCGTCTGGTGGAAGTCCATGACCCACCCCTGCACCAACCCTCAGCCAACAAGCCGAAGCCCCCCACTATGCTGGACATCCCCTCAGAGCCATGTAGTCTCACCATCCATACGATTCAGTTGATTCAGCACAACCGACGACTTCGCAACCTTATTGCCACAGCGCAGGCCCAGAATCAGCAGCAGACAGAAGGTGTAAAAACTGAAGAGAGTGAACCTCTTCCCTCGTGCCCTGGGTCACCTCCTCTCCCTGATGACCTCCTGCCTTTAGATTGTAAAAATCCCAATGCACCATTCCAGATCCGGCACAGTGACCCAGAGAGTGACTTTTATCG TGGGAAAGGGGAACCTGTGACTGAACTCAGCTGGCACTCCTGTCGGCAGCTCCTTTACCAGGCAGTGGCCACAATCCTGGCCCACGCAGGCTTTGACTGTGCTAATGAAAGTGTCCTGGAGACCCTAACTGATGTGGCACATGAGTATTGCCTTAAGTTTACCAAGTTGTTGCGTTTTGCTGTGGACCGGGAGGCCCGGCTGGGACAGACTCCTTTTCCAGATGTGATGGAGCAGGTATTCCATGAAGTGGGTATCGGCAGTGTGCTCTCCCTCCAGAAGTTCTGGCAGCACCGCATCAAGGACTATCACAGTTACATGCTACAG ATTAGTAAGCAACTCTCTGAAGAATATGAAAGGATTGTCAATCCTGAGAAGGCCACAGAGGACATGAAACCTGTGAAGATCAAGGAGGAACCTGTGAGCGACATCACCTTTCCTGTCAGTGAGGAGCTGGAGGCTGACCTTGCTTCTGGAGACCAGTCACTGCCTATGGGAGTGCTTGGGGCTCAGAGTGAACGCTTCCCATCTAACCTGGAGGTTGAAGCTTCACCACAGGCTTCAA GTGCAGAGGTAAATGCTTCTCCTCTTTGGAATCTGGCCCATGTGAAAATGGAGCCTCAAGAGAGTGAAGAAGGCAATGTCTCTGGGCATGGTGTGCTGGGCAGCGATGTCTTCGAGGAGCCCATGTCAGGCATGAGTGAAGCTGGGATTCCTCAGAGCCCTGATGACTCAGATAGCAGCTATGGTTCCCACTCCACTGACAGCCTCATGGGGTCCTCCCCTGTTTTCAACCAGCGCTGCAAGAAGAGGATgaggaaaatataa
- the SUPT7L gene encoding STAGA complex 65 subunit gamma isoform X3 translates to MNLQSGKGEPVTELSWHSCRQLLYQAVATILAHAGFDCANESVLETLTDVAHEYCLKFTKLLRFAVDREARLGQTPFPDVMEQVFHEVGIGSVLSLQKFWQHRIKDYHSYMLQISKQLSEEYERIVNPEKATEDMKPVKIKEEPVSDITFPVSEELEADLASGDQSLPMGVLGAQSERFPSNLEVEASPQASSAEVNASPLWNLAHVKMEPQESEEGNVSGHGVLGSDVFEEPMSGMSEAGIPQSPDDSDSSYGSHSTDSLMGSSPVFNQRCKKRMRKI, encoded by the exons ATGAATCTGCAAAG TGGGAAAGGGGAACCTGTGACTGAACTCAGCTGGCACTCCTGTCGGCAGCTCCTTTACCAGGCAGTGGCCACAATCCTGGCCCACGCAGGCTTTGACTGTGCTAATGAAAGTGTCCTGGAGACCCTAACTGATGTGGCACATGAGTATTGCCTTAAGTTTACCAAGTTGTTGCGTTTTGCTGTGGACCGGGAGGCCCGGCTGGGACAGACTCCTTTTCCAGATGTGATGGAGCAGGTATTCCATGAAGTGGGTATCGGCAGTGTGCTCTCCCTCCAGAAGTTCTGGCAGCACCGCATCAAGGACTATCACAGTTACATGCTACAG ATTAGTAAGCAACTCTCTGAAGAATATGAAAGGATTGTCAATCCTGAGAAGGCCACAGAGGACATGAAACCTGTGAAGATCAAGGAGGAACCTGTGAGCGACATCACCTTTCCTGTCAGTGAGGAGCTGGAGGCTGACCTTGCTTCTGGAGACCAGTCACTGCCTATGGGAGTGCTTGGGGCTCAGAGTGAACGCTTCCCATCTAACCTGGAGGTTGAAGCTTCACCACAGGCTTCAA GTGCAGAGGTAAATGCTTCTCCTCTTTGGAATCTGGCCCATGTGAAAATGGAGCCTCAAGAGAGTGAAGAAGGCAATGTCTCTGGGCATGGTGTGCTGGGCAGCGATGTCTTCGAGGAGCCCATGTCAGGCATGAGTGAAGCTGGGATTCCTCAGAGCCCTGATGACTCAGATAGCAGCTATGGTTCCCACTCCACTGACAGCCTCATGGGGTCCTCCCCTGTTTTCAACCAGCGCTGCAAGAAGAGGATgaggaaaatataa
- the SUPT7L gene encoding STAGA complex 65 subunit gamma isoform X2 — MLRYWGEIPISSSQTNRSSFDLLPREFRLVEVHDPPLHQPSANKPKPPTMLDIPSEPCSLTIHTIQLIQHNRRLRNLIATAQAQNQQQTEGVKTEESEPLPSCPGSPPLPDDLLPLDCKNPNAPFQIRHSDPESDFYRGKGEPVTELSWHSCRQLLYQAVATILAHAGFDCANESVLETLTDVAHEYCLKFTKLLRFAVDREARLGQTPFPDVMEQVFHEVGIGSVLSLQKFWQHRIKDYHSYMLQISKQLSEEYERIVNPEKATEDMKPVKIKEEPVSDITFPVSEELEADLASGDQSLPMGVLGAQSERFPSNLEVEASPQASSAEVNASPLWNLAHVKMEPQESEEGNVSGHGVLGSDVFEEPMSGMSEAGIPQSPDDSDSSYGSHSTDSLMGSSPVFNQRCKKRMRKI, encoded by the exons ATGTTGAGATACTGGGGAGAGATACCAATATCATCAAGCCAGACCAACAGAAGTTCCTTTGATTTGCTCCCACGGGAGTTCCGTCTGGTGGAAGTCCATGACCCACCCCTGCACCAACCCTCAGCCAACAAGCCGAAGCCCCCCACTATGCTGGACATCCCCTCAGAGCCATGTAGTCTCACCATCCATACGATTCAGTTGATTCAGCACAACCGACGACTTCGCAACCTTATTGCCACAGCGCAGGCCCAGAATCAGCAGCAGACAGAAGGTGTAAAAACTGAAGAGAGTGAACCTCTTCCCTCGTGCCCTGGGTCACCTCCTCTCCCTGATGACCTCCTGCCTTTAGATTGTAAAAATCCCAATGCACCATTCCAGATCCGGCACAGTGACCCAGAGAGTGACTTTTATCG TGGGAAAGGGGAACCTGTGACTGAACTCAGCTGGCACTCCTGTCGGCAGCTCCTTTACCAGGCAGTGGCCACAATCCTGGCCCACGCAGGCTTTGACTGTGCTAATGAAAGTGTCCTGGAGACCCTAACTGATGTGGCACATGAGTATTGCCTTAAGTTTACCAAGTTGTTGCGTTTTGCTGTGGACCGGGAGGCCCGGCTGGGACAGACTCCTTTTCCAGATGTGATGGAGCAGGTATTCCATGAAGTGGGTATCGGCAGTGTGCTCTCCCTCCAGAAGTTCTGGCAGCACCGCATCAAGGACTATCACAGTTACATGCTACAG ATTAGTAAGCAACTCTCTGAAGAATATGAAAGGATTGTCAATCCTGAGAAGGCCACAGAGGACATGAAACCTGTGAAGATCAAGGAGGAACCTGTGAGCGACATCACCTTTCCTGTCAGTGAGGAGCTGGAGGCTGACCTTGCTTCTGGAGACCAGTCACTGCCTATGGGAGTGCTTGGGGCTCAGAGTGAACGCTTCCCATCTAACCTGGAGGTTGAAGCTTCACCACAGGCTTCAA GTGCAGAGGTAAATGCTTCTCCTCTTTGGAATCTGGCCCATGTGAAAATGGAGCCTCAAGAGAGTGAAGAAGGCAATGTCTCTGGGCATGGTGTGCTGGGCAGCGATGTCTTCGAGGAGCCCATGTCAGGCATGAGTGAAGCTGGGATTCCTCAGAGCCCTGATGACTCAGATAGCAGCTATGGTTCCCACTCCACTGACAGCCTCATGGGGTCCTCCCCTGTTTTCAACCAGCGCTGCAAGAAGAGGATgaggaaaatataa